GCCCGCACCCTGGACCGCATCGCCGAGGGGATCGGACTCTACCGCCGGGCCCACGGGCGCCTGCCCGCATTCGACGGCTACGTGGCGCTCTCGGACCTGCTCACGCCCGATTACGTCACCCCCCTCATCCGGCTCGACTCCTGGCGCCGGCCCCTGGCCGCCCTGGTAACGGAATCGGGCGGCATTCTGCTCCGCTCCGCCGGGCCCGACGGCCGCTTCTCCACCCCGGACGACATCCAGAAAACCGTCCCGTAGCGGGCGGGCCTAGATGTTGTTGAGGAGGTGCCCGAGTTTTTCCTTCTTGACCTTGAGGTAGCCGCGGGAAACCGGGCTGGGGGGGATTTCCAGGGGGACACGCTTCTCGACGCGTATCCCCTCCCGCTCGAGCCCCTGGACCTTTTCGGGGTTGTTCGACAGCAGGTGGATGCGCGTGGCGCCCAGGTGCTTGAGGATCTCGGCCGGCATCCGGTAGTCGCGCAGGTCGGCCTCGAACCCGAGCGACAGGTTCGCCGCCACGGTGTCGAGCCCCTGGTCCTGCAGCTCGTAGGCATGGATCTTGTTGATCAGGCCGATCCCCCGCCCTTCCTTCTGCTGGTAGACGAGAATACCGCACCCCGACCGGGCGATGAGGT
This region of Acidobacteriota bacterium genomic DNA includes:
- the ribA gene encoding GTP cyclohydrolase II → MDAMIFDRVPRAQLPTRYGAFIIHGFRDRETGEEAVALVAGSPGPDAVALVRIHSQCLTGDVFSSRRCDCGEQLAAAMDLIARSGCGILVYQQKEGRGIGLINKIHAYELQDQGLDTVAANLSLGFEADLRDYRMPAEILKHLGATRIHLLSNNPEKVQGLEREGIRVEKRVPLEIPPSPVSRGYLKVKKEKLGHLLNNI